TGGAATCTCATTGGGTCCTCAGGGTGTTTCCTTGTTTACTGGAACCAAATACTCAGGGAAATCACACATAAAACGTCACACTGACACCTGCACTGCATTACGGCTAACAAGGGTTTTGTAATTTAGGGAGACATAGTGCAAAGGTTGATTCAACTATCAAATCATTttggtgtaaaaataaaatccatttcATAAAGCATAAGAATATCTTCTGCCTGCTGCGGCTGCCATGCTCACCTTGGATATGCCTCACCCTGTTTGGATGAGGGTTGTGCCGTGAGAAGAACGAGTGATGGCTCAAGGAACCGAAGCGCGGACTGCTCCTCGTCAGCGTCTTGGTGAATTCGTTGGTGAGCAGCACCTGAGTAGACTGACTGGGACTGCTCTGTCCTGTTGTCCCTCGGGAGCTTGAACTTTGCACGACGGACATATCTCTCCGAATGGTGGCTGGAGGGTTTTGATTAAATCTAAAAGATTAAGAGAAAAGATTGAAAACTAAGGTACTTTATGAAGAGATGCGTTGGAAATACAAAGGGTTTAATGGTCGAGGCTGTTATTGTGACCACACATtctaaaaaaaacttgaaaactAAAACCTTTAAGAGGCAAGACACGGACGACTAAAGCTTGACGAAGCCAACGAGTCCAAAAAATAACTTTGCTTTTCAAAATTTGTCCAGAAACACAAGTCTTCACAAATCTACAAAGAAAAATGTCCAATTTGGAGAAGAAATAACTATCAATAACCACTTTACCTCTGAAAGCCGCCTCTGGCTGAAATCCTCTGGTACTGACTGCTCTGTGTTGCCACCGTTTCTAAGAGACTCTctaaccaaacaaaaaaacaatggcaTCCCTGCACAGCGAGTGAATGGCATCTCTAAACCGGTTCATTGAGGGCAGATTTTCACATGCATGGCAGGTATAATCTGGCCAATTCATGGTTTTGAATTTATAAACTCAGTGAGGTGCTGTTGAAAAAGGTTGTATTGAGGTTGATGAATGGATCTCTCCTGCCTTGCTGACGCCTCACAGGCCGGATGATGCACAGTCTCTTCATAAACTCACTGGGATAAACTTACCCTCCACTTTGTCCCACATGAGGAGGTTTGACCTTTCACATGTATGACACTGTTGCTTAATTCCCTGGCGACACATTCTAACAGATGCTCTGTGGAAGGAAACCAAATACATGGAATAATATGGAGGTTTATCAAACACCAAATAATTGAATTTTATCCACATGAGGGAGACTGAACTCccggttttttttatttgattttaattctacatttaacattatatgATTTTATTATACTTCATATCCCTCTTTAAATTTAATCggatttactttattatttatgtattttttatatttctatgtgTATAGCTTGGAGGGGTTGAAGCTACATCCCATTGCATAAGCTTGTATTGTATAATGTAATGTGTAACATGAggcctttcttttcttcaaaaCACGTCATGACCATGGAATTATGATATATTTGCAGTCTTAGAGTgtctttttatataaaaactgaTTCATTACTATCTATTGACAAACATACCATGAACACTCAGCATAGTCGAAGTAAAGCCTTCATCACATCCTATATTTTTCTATGGATCTCGGACAGCAGCGAGGTTTCATCTACTTTGAATTACAAGGTTCTTTCAGAGGAGAAATTCCAGTTGAAGCAGAAGTACAATAGAAAatgatggttaaaaaaaaaaccatgttAAAAGTTTTCTACACTTAGCTGGTCTCTGTTTAGCTCCTAGATTGGCTCCTATTGCCAAGCTAAACGGTACAAACCTCGGTACGAGTGTAGCAGCGGTAGATTCCGATTAAAAGAAAGACCATCAATGATCTAAATAGGGACGTGAATCTATCCAACTGTGGCTTTCACTGTGTTAATTGCTGGAAAGAAATCACAGTAATTTCCTTCACTGTTACTCTCACATCAGTGTACCGCTGCCCTCGTGTTTTTTCTCAGCCGATTATCTAAAGTCTTCACTGGCAGAATTTTATTTTGATCAGTTGCATGTTTCTGCATAAACCGCTTGGAAAAGAAGTCCACAGATAGATTATTCAACAGGATAAGTCAACTCCGTATTACTTTGTATGGACCTGATGTGTGAAGTGGTTTTAGTGAAGTAGTCTTTAAAACTATATTACTGTGACATGAGTCTCCGTTTGCTTTGCACAGATGCTGTCTGTAGAAATTGAATTCAGAGggtgacttttttcttttgtactttaagtacatttcagagcATGTACTTGTAAAAGAGGTTGAATCGGTACTTTTGCTTGAGTCGTTTTGTAAAGGTCCATGAACAGCGACAATCCAGAGAAGGAGATGCTCAGTCATTTCACACTTAATATGTTTACATGGCATGATGTGCATCCAGGTGGTGTGAAATCAGAAGCCGTGTCACTGATACTCTGATAATTGCACTTGTGGTGGAAATCCAACAGATCCatgaaattgaaattaaaacagaaagtgGACTGAGCGATAATGTTCCCCTGTGACTTTCATGGATCAAATTAAATTGCGGTTCAAAAATCGTGTTACAGGTTTCTTCACGTCAGACAAATTACAACTCATTTATTCCTGAACATCATTTCTCCAagcaatataaaaatataaaataaacatcataTATCTCTAAGATATTTTGGGATGGAGGTATTatctaataattaatataaaagaAAGGTATTTaacctgtgttgtgttttaaatttaCACCACCTCTAATCTTTTGAACGAAACATTTAATGATTCATATCACTAGAAACTGTGGCGGTTGTTGCGGAGGTAATTTAATCTATTGGTTGTTGCAGAGTGAGAGCGGAGGGAACACAAAAGAAACTTGATCATTGCGATCCTGCAGTGTGGATGTAATTTGATGCTAATGGTTGTTATTGAAgttaacagcagcagtttaTTATAAAAGGAATTTCCTTGAACAGCAGCTCAGCAAAATCGTTATTATTCATCCTCAATTTTTTAACATAAATCTATTCTGCTTACCCTTTAAGGGTCTCAATCggctggagtcaatcccaggtgacatttggcgagaggcggggtacaccctcTGTGAACCTAACCCCAATCAGCATGtctggactgtgagaggaaCCATCTCGGCTACAGCAGACCCCAGAGAGCAGTGGTACATGGATTGATCGATTCATCCCTTTTCTGCCTCTTATCCGGGGTCGGGTCACAGTTGCAGCAGGTTAAACGAAGCAGCCCAGACGTCGATCTCGACAGTGATGCTCCGGCTCCTCCTGGGACATCCTGAGGTCTTCCCAGATCAGATGAGATATATATAATCTCTACAGCTTGTTCCGGGCTCTGCCCCTGGGTCTCCATGGTCTGAAGAGCTCCCATGGGAGGTGCCCATGGAGGAACCCTAATCAGATGCCCAAACCACCTCAACCGGCTCCGTTCAACGTcgaggagcagcagcaacactcCGAGTTCCCTCCACAAGTCAGAGCTCTGTACCTCTAAGGGCTGAGCCCAGCCAAGGGTCCGAACATAGATCGCTTGGTTAGCTTTGCCTTCCAGTTCAGCTCCCTCTTCATCTGGTAAAACACCTGCTTTTCTGTGGACATTGATCTGCCCTGAGAAACACGACCTCCCCTGTGGTTCTCTCCTCCGTTTAATATGTTGATTCAAGGcgataaaaacagggtgaaacatcaggATTGACATTGAatcctgattggtggagcgtTTGTATCAATATCGTTACTCGTTGCGTCAGAAGTGACATTTGCCAGAAAACCTGAAGACAAAGTGTCGTCAGATTTATTTCCCAAATAGgtgttaaataatataaataataagattctataaacatttgaataatctgttttgttttaaaccaaaaccaaaaccttaaaacatgttATTACCTTAAAATCTGATCATTTACATAATgaggacttgctttttgtcccccGTACTGAAGACATGTTCCCATAAGGTGACTGTGTGAGCAGATTTAGGTCCCTACAACATAAGTAATACCAgggccgcacacacacacacacacacaccttctgttTACTTGTATCTCAGTGGGGgaactcattgacataatgcattcttTAGACCCTTACCATAACCTTAatcatcacaactaaacacCTAACTATAATACCCCATTACAGGGATTAAATACACCCTGGACcctgtggaggtggtgggacagaggaggatggacaACCAGTctcaccccctgcaggacaccacagcactgggcagctccatcagctccagaCTGATTCACACTAAGTCTCTGACCAGTATTGtaggtcgttccttcctgcagcagtaagactgtatacaaccagctctgctccctaTAGAACTACACATATGGACTGCACTCTAACTCTGGTTTAGCACTCTTAACTGTGCAAtgttcattctgtctgtgcaatacaatGGTTCAGGTTCACTCCATTCACTGTgcatatgtttctttttttccatttatattatttaccCTTCAGTAATATTATCTTTACACtaaagtattgcatgttacttattattacaaatacaggatacttatcttatcttataaagATAggagtacaacacacacacacacacacacacacacacacacacacacacacacacacacacacacacacacacacacacacacacacacacacacacacacacacacacacagctgcagcagtgacaggCAGCAGGTCTCTCTGGGTgaaggaggaagcagcagcagcgcaccATCAGGACGCACTGGGTGGGTTGAGGCTGAGGTTGAGGACAGACGCTGAGACGCAGAGGGACTTGGATCCAGTTCTCTTCCACAGAgcagctcgctctctctcaggggCCGAACACCGGAGATGGCAGCGGCCTCCACAGACTCCGGCCAGGGCGCCACCAAGATCACCCCCGAAGTGCTGCAGGAGATGCTGCGCTACTACAACCTGAGCCGCCGGGAGTTCATCAACACCTACAACATCCAGCCGCTCGTGTACATCCCCGAGTTGCCGTACAGCGCCAAGGCCACCTTCGTGATCATGTACGCGGTGATCTTCGTGCTGGCGCTGGCGGGGAACACGCTGGTCATCTACATAGTGGTGAAGAAACGTGCGATCCACACGGCGACGGATATCTTCATCTGCTCCCTGGCGGTCAGCGACCTGCTCATCACTTTCTTCTGCGTCCCTTTCACCCTGCTGCAGAACATCTCCTCGGAGTGGTTCGGAGGTGAGTTGTAAACCTCTTGAACTATTTGGGGAATATTGATTTGAACATAaaaagcaacagcagcaggtgaaacCTCTGTCCTCCCGTGCGCTCTTGGACACTTTCAGCTCCATGCGCACTGTGCGTAAAACCACGAAATCTAGAAATTTAGCCCGATTTATGCACGATTTGCAAAATGCATGGGTTTAGGCTGGGATATATTGTTGTGTACTATTTACTTTGTAATATTACATCACAGCATCTCACCGTACTACTCGATATACAAGATTACACCTGATTCATTGCTACTAtcctgatcatcatcatcaatgtgCCACTTTGACTTTGTTTCAAAACACCATAGCTCAAGCTTATCACAAGTGGATGTAGTGGTTGTAATGTTTGTGCCATTGCATTCttatctattctattctgttctttTTGCATGCGCTTGGCTTGCCAGGAAACCCCCAATTTCCCTCATTGGGATTAATAGGATTAtcttatcataataataataataataatgttgcaaagaaaataataCTCATGCAAGAAGTCTGTCATCTATTGATAAGCAATGCAAGATACTAATTGTGATCTGAACAATGAatgaaatgcagcagcagcagaccccATCACACCtgacatccattcatccatccatccatccatccatccaatagCTGCATATCCTTCGAGGGTCGTGGGGGGGAAGCTGCAGGAGCCAACCCCAGCCGACACTCTGGATGCACCCACACATAAAGACAAGTAACCCATCATCAACCCTGCACATTCGCCAggtgaacatgttattgatcccTGAAATAAGCTCAGCAGTGGTCGAAGCCTCTAAGTGGCAGCTGGAGGTCAGGAGCTTCTGCATGAAAAATTGAAATATATAAGCagcttttttttactttcagtcacacacctgacggaacagcaggagagaagaaagggagCAAACAGCTGTTCTTGTACCTAACAGCTGATCGCATCTGTAGTTGGTGTCGATCGCTGCTGAGATGGAGAGATAATACCACATTTCTACAGAGATCAATAAATGGATCGATGAGCACTACTTGTAACATGCCACTTTGAAGCACAGGAATATTGCAGCTTGTTTTGTCGTCTCACAGCTTGAGGCATCTTGAACCAGAAACTGCACAGTGTAATGAACACGAGTCTGCAATTCAATGCAAAGTgcttgcaaaaaaaacacaaagtcaaaggtGTTGTACATGTTTGCATTGCATTACATTTGTAGGAGCCTCAGCACTGTAACTATCTCCACCAGGTTCATACCTGGCGATAGAAAACAACTCGACTATAACCTCTAAAAGAGCCGATTTTTAGAAACAGAGCATAATTTCCTTCCCATATGCATTATTGTTTATCTGTGTCAATGTACATTTGATTATATTCATCGGTTCACCACACTGTTCCCAGCATCCACCACACACAAGAGTATCTGACAGCTGACATTCAGCGTATCACAGCGATAGAAGGCAGGCGAGAAGCATGTGCTGCCATTAACATCGATAGTAATTAGTTCCATGTGAATAAAGGTGAACTGTCAGCTCTGTGCTTTGTTAgctgtgacatgtgtgtgttcaaattGTCCAAGTGTAATCGGAGAGGgctgttttgtcattttgattATACCCTAATCTTCCTGCATTAGCACATGAACACTAAAAGGTTAGAAGATGAGCTCGCATCCCTCTTCAGTCTTTGCTTCAGTAGAAATTGATGTTATGCAGTTTCTAAGAATCTCATTCTTTCAtcccctctgtgttttgttttgttttctgcaggGGTTCTGGTTTGCAAGACGGTTCCCTTTGTACAGACTACAGCCATAGTGACTGGCATCCTCACAATGACCTGCATTGCCATCGAGAGATACCAGGGCATTGTCTTTCCCCTGAAAATGAGGAGGCAGTACTCGTCCAAACGGGCATACAAGATGCTAGGTATTCAACGTTTGTGGCTCAGTGTGGaattatatgtgtttgtgtgttcaaaGAAGTCTCTGATCTGTAAAGAAGTAGCAATGAGTTGTAAAAAGTCGAATCTATCtagaacacacaaacagttacaCACGTCAACAGAATATGTTGATCATGGTACGTGGATTACTTGATTACTataacaaatcatttttataaCAACATTTGTACAGGAAAcgattctgtcccaagctttttgatcctTATAAACTGTTGATCACTAAATCCATAATCGATATaagcagtttccactgtattgGGTTTGCAGTGAAAGGAATCTATAGTGGCTCCATTACATCCCTGTCTGCTGCAGTATAGATGTAAATTAAATGGAGCTTTATCCTGACATTTAATGAGATTTCcctaatgaaaaatataaatagatataatCAAAGCCATATTGGCAAGAACTGAGAATGCAACCAAAGCTCCTTCCAAAGAGCAGGGAGATGTTCAGGACTGAAGCGGTGGCAGGACTGGATGGTCCTTAATTGGGGGGAGTTACCAGTTGTCATGGCTGGATAACAAGCACACATACAATTATCTAGGAATCTGCAGATATGCAAAGTGAAATGGCAGAAACCAGGGACTGAAACGGAACagatgtgtgtatgttgggtgtgtgtgtgtgtgtgtaaatcaaaGTATAAACCCTGTACTGTCTAAACTGTATCTATTTGTATTGTAtatctctctccatcctgcAGGGCTCGTATGGATTGCCTCAGTGATCGTGGGCTCACCaatgctgtttgtgcagcagctagAGGTGAGTGGTGCCTGTCAAACCAAGCcagaaaattgtttttaaagaaagaaatgtaaaaagagcATTCTAAGACTCCTGGAACTGATATTGACACTTGGTCTTCGAGGACTGACGGCTTTTCTTCTCGCCTCTCACAGGTGAAGTACGACTTCTTGTACGATCATTACCACGTGTGCTGTCAGGAAAGTTGGCACTCTGTGACTCACAGGCAGACGTACACCACCTTCATCATGGTGGCCCTGTTCCTGATCCCCTTGGCCGCCATGCTGTTCCTTTACACGCGCATCGGGATCGAGCTGTGGCTCCGCAACAGGGTGGGCGACTCCTCAGTCCTCAACACCATGAACCACAGGGAGATCAGTAAGATCTCGAGGTGAGTGTATGTCTCAAGCGTCTCATATCCAGGGGGCTTGGTTGTGCCTTCCCATGAACACAAATGCTAGGGGCTGTGGGTGGGAAGCCAGACCAGGATAATGTTGGCCCCCTACGTACCTGGTAGGTACATCCATCCTaagagatccaatcacaagtggccaGTGTATCAGAACAAAAGCCTCACACAGAGCTGTTGTGTTTGCTACAATGGTAAATTACATTGAACAAACGTCATTACAGCTCTTTCGAAATTGGGAAATTGGGAAATAAGCTGAATCCAGTACTTGGGAAAAAAAGGTGCTTTTTCTCTGAAGGACACTCAGAGGAGACAAATTGCTCTGTTTACTTTCCCCAAGGCCAACTGTGGGACTTAGAACTGCAAAACATGGTTAAAGGCTTTTCTACATTATATGTAAAACAAGGGGGAAAGAGTGCCGTCATGTCTGTCGTAAGAAAGCCTCAGATCTTTACCTCTCGTTTTTACTCTCaccaggaaaaagaaaagagccgTCAAAATGATGATCACCATCGTCCTGTTATTCACGATTTGCTGGGCACCGTTCCACACGGTCCACATGCTGTTTGAGTACTGTAAGTATTACCGCAGTCTCTATGAATTttaaaagcaacactatgcaataTTTTAACCTTAAAATAGCCACTTCAAAATAAGTTTGATGCTTCACTGATTTCGAATAGTGAGAAAGATGCTGCTTTCAATCgcactcctcaccctgaacgttTGCTCTTGCTTTTGTAACCTTAGCAAATGGGTacaatctcctgtgagaagCCGGGCCacttaaaatatcaagaattctcaatagagtttggtgtatttgtgaCAGCGGCAGCTCTTCTGATTCAGGAAGCTGGgaatcatgggtaatatccaccgttcagtCGTGTTTCCCCTCAGTGATTAATAGTTTTTtcctctacatgaaaaccacttaatcaCCCTGACACTGAGCCCGACGGCATTAATCACCACATGGGGCTGCAAAGAGCGCTGTCGCTTTGTAACAGTTACATAGTGCTTTAATGTGAAATTTCTTGCCAT
This is a stretch of genomic DNA from Hippoglossus stenolepis isolate QCI-W04-F060 chromosome 21, HSTE1.2, whole genome shotgun sequence. It encodes these proteins:
- the qrfprb gene encoding pyroglutamylated RF-amide peptide receptor, with translation MAAASTDSGQGATKITPEVLQEMLRYYNLSRREFINTYNIQPLVYIPELPYSAKATFVIMYAVIFVLALAGNTLVIYIVVKKRAIHTATDIFICSLAVSDLLITFFCVPFTLLQNISSEWFGGVLVCKTVPFVQTTAIVTGILTMTCIAIERYQGIVFPLKMRRQYSSKRAYKMLGLVWIASVIVGSPMLFVQQLEVKYDFLYDHYHVCCQESWHSVTHRQTYTTFIMVALFLIPLAAMLFLYTRIGIELWLRNRVGDSSVLNTMNHREISKISRKKKRAVKMMITIVLLFTICWAPFHTVHMLFEYYDLEKKYDGVTINMIIAVVQAVGFFNSFNNPIVYAFMNENFKKSCVSTLSQCVRKHNQQGGAVVAPKLSVKFIKPQSREAFTDSEAGHSSNQHCKDKGPSNPLHRDRSMEVIGEKISTIQTELPANSSSQVK